A region from the Helicoverpa armigera isolate CAAS_96S chromosome 6, ASM3070526v1, whole genome shotgun sequence genome encodes:
- the LOC110375463 gene encoding WD repeat-containing protein 82, with protein sequence MMKLVDPVVRSFKVAKVFRENTDKINSIDFSPSGETLISCSEDDQIVIYDCEKGTQMITVNSKKYGVDLIHFTHAKNTAIHSSTKVDDTIRYLSLHDNKYIRYFPGHTKKVVTLCLSPVEDTFLSGSLDKTLRLWDLRSPNCQGLMHLSGRPVAAYDPEGLIFAAGVNSESIKLYDLRSFDKGPFVTFKLNQEKECDWTGLKFSRDGKTMLISTNGSIIRLVDAYHGTPLQTFTGHLNNKGIPIEASFSPDSQYIFSGSTDGRVHVWNADTGYKVCVLNGDHPAPIQCVQFNPKFMMLASACTNMAFWLPTLDDV encoded by the coding sequence ATGATGAAATTAGTAGACCCAGTCGTTCGAAGTTTTAAAGTGGCTAAAGTGTTTCGAGAAAACACAGACAAGATAAACAGTATAGACTTTTCGCCAAGCGGTGAAACATTGATATCTTGCAGCGAAGATGATCAAATCGTTATATATGACTGTGAAAAAGGCACACAGATGATAACAGTAAACAGTAAAAAGTATGGTGTTGATCTAATTCATTTCACACATGCCAAGAACACTGCAATCCACAGTTCGACGAAAGTTGACGACACAATTAGATATTTATCACTTCACGATAACAAATATATAAGGTATTTTCCTGGACATACAAAAAAAGTAGTGACACTATGTTTGTCACCAGTTGAAGACACTTTTTTGTCTGGATCATTAGACAAAACACTGCGCTTATGGGACTTGCGTTCTCCTAATTGTCAAGGGTTAATGCACTTGTCAGGAAGACCTGTAGCAGCTTATGATCCAGAAGGACTAATATTTGCAGCTGGAGTCAATTCagaaagtataaaattatatgatttAAGGTCATTTGACAAAGGTCCATTTGTCACTTTTAAACTTAATCAGGAAAAGGAATGTGACTGGACTGGATTAAAATTTTCCCGTGATGGAAAAACAATGTTGATCAGTACTAACGGGTCCATCATAAGATTAGTAGATGCATATCATGGCACACCATTGCAGACTTTTACAGGACATCTTAACAATAAAGGCATACCTATAGAAGCATCATTTAGTCCAGattcacaatatatttttagtggCTCAACAGATGGAAGAGTTCATGTTTGGAATGCTGATACAGGCTATAAAGTGTGCGTCTTGAATGGTGATCATCCAGCCCCAATACAATGTGTACAATTCAACCCTAAATTCATGATGCTTGCGTCTGCCTGCACTAACATGGCATTCTGGCTACCTACATTAGATGATGTTTAA